A single window of Methanomassiliicoccus sp. DNA harbors:
- a CDS encoding glycosyltransferase family 4 protein — MHVTLLGYGTSYWDVFPDPCSGRELQVWGIARELAHRGHEVTLLKAGQENGLVTADGVDIISLANGEVKRSCLGVQDGAAISEALSFSRMAAESVKDLRPDVLCLHYGLSSYHLSDLDVPRSYTFHVADVMASARRVVLRRDFSRYPHEMFKSLVERKVAQSADRLVVLNGTMEKYVSQVLERPVQVIPCGVDESSLTDRGDHGYVLYAGRMEWNKNVGQLVKAYAALPASTRREHPLKLLGAGEDEIPLRDLVRRLGIENQVDLAPWANRERLASIVGSCSVLVLPSLVETFGIVLIEAMACGKPVLATDIPGPRDVVLPGETGYLVAPDRVGDMTDRLQVLLEDPLLRRKLGEKGRSEVEARYTFQSIGDSYEKLLKGIIREGTRSVHLASSGPLETAPAR; from the coding sequence ATGCATGTGACGCTGTTGGGCTACGGCACAAGCTATTGGGACGTCTTTCCCGACCCGTGCTCGGGCCGCGAGCTGCAGGTATGGGGCATAGCTCGCGAGCTTGCCCACCGAGGACACGAAGTAACGTTGCTGAAGGCAGGGCAGGAGAACGGCCTGGTCACCGCGGACGGAGTGGACATCATCTCCCTGGCCAACGGAGAGGTGAAGCGAAGCTGCCTTGGTGTCCAAGATGGAGCGGCTATAAGCGAGGCGCTGTCGTTCTCTCGGATGGCCGCCGAATCGGTCAAGGACCTTCGGCCGGATGTTCTGTGCCTCCACTACGGTCTCAGTTCCTACCACCTATCCGACCTGGACGTCCCCCGCTCATACACCTTCCACGTGGCTGATGTGATGGCATCGGCCCGGCGGGTGGTGCTACGCCGGGACTTTTCTCGTTACCCGCACGAGATGTTCAAGTCCCTGGTGGAGCGGAAGGTGGCGCAGAGTGCCGACCGCCTGGTGGTGCTGAACGGAACCATGGAAAAGTACGTCAGTCAGGTTCTGGAAAGGCCGGTGCAGGTCATCCCCTGCGGAGTGGACGAGTCCTCTTTGACCGACCGTGGCGATCATGGGTACGTACTCTACGCGGGCCGCATGGAGTGGAACAAGAATGTCGGCCAGCTCGTCAAGGCCTATGCCGCGCTTCCGGCAAGCACCCGGAGGGAGCACCCCTTGAAGCTCCTAGGGGCGGGAGAGGATGAGATACCCCTGCGTGACCTCGTGCGGCGCCTGGGGATCGAGAACCAGGTGGACCTCGCCCCCTGGGCCAACCGGGAGCGGTTGGCGTCGATCGTTGGCTCCTGCTCCGTCCTGGTACTGCCGTCGCTGGTAGAGACATTCGGCATCGTGCTCATAGAGGCCATGGCCTGCGGCAAGCCAGTCCTGGCCACCGACATCCCCGGCCCCCGGGACGTCGTGCTTCCGGGAGAGACCGGCTACCTGGTGGCACCCGACCGTGTGGGGGACATGACCGACCGGTTGCAGGTTTTGCTGGAGGACCCGCTCCTGAGGAGGAAGCTGGGAGAAAAAGGAAGGTCGGAGGTGGAGGCCCGTTACACCTTCCAGTCCATCGGGGACAGTTACGAGAAACTGCTGAAAGGCATCATCCGGGAAGGGACTCGGTCCGTCCACCTAGCTTCCTCCGGGCCGCTGGAGACCGCTCCGGCGAGGTAA